One window from the genome of Nicotiana tomentosiformis chromosome 5, ASM39032v3, whole genome shotgun sequence encodes:
- the LOC104120173 gene encoding heavy metal-associated isoprenylated plant protein 7-like has translation MHCDACAQALRKRIRKIKGVESVTTDLVKNQVVVKGVIDSEKIANDVYKRTGKQVSIVKNEEKKEEAEKKEEEKKDKEEKKQGEAEESKGEDDLLENGPIATVFVATVI, from the exons ATGCATTGTGATGCTTGTGCTCAAGCTTTGCGAAAACGGATCCGCAAAATTAAAG GGGTAGAATCTGTTACGACAGACCTTGTAAAAAATCAAGTAGTCGTAAAAGGTGTCATTGACTCAGAAAAGATAGCTAATGATGTTTATAAGAGAACTGGAAAACAAGTTTCAATTGTAAAGAATGAAGAGAAAAAGGAAGAAGctgagaagaaagaagaagagaaaaaagataaagaagaaaagaaacaagGTGAAGCTGAGGAAAGCAAAGGAGAAGATGATCTACTAGAAAATGGACCTATAGCAACGGTATTTGTCGCAACGGTTATATAA